The window ccattgtttaatattatctggGGATGCTGATGCAAACatgtatctaataaataatataaatgaaacaaataaaaatttacacaatgaaaattttaacaaaacaaaTTACATACAATGATGGATGAAAAGTTACAGCTCTTACACTCTTTTTATGATTTGTTAAAGTAGCTCTAGATTTTCCACCTGCTAAATCCCATAATCGTATAGTACAATCATGACTTCCAGTgacaatctaataaaaaaaaatatatataaaaaatataagtaattcattcaatagttttttttttaaatatagttttaaattatattatcctaaaaaaaattatctttcataatattaaatacataaaaaatacctGTGGTTCAGCTGTTTGACAAATTACACTAGCAACTGTATTGGTATGACCAACAAGTGTATGTACATTTGCTTTGGTACGCATATCCCACACTCTTGCAGTGGAATCTCTTCCTGCAGTTACTAATACATCAATACTAGGATGTAATGCCATAGAATATACAGCTGATAAATGACCATGATAATGTCTTATAACCtatgaaaataacaaaaattatatcatacttagtttattaatatataatataataatagaatttattaaacattaattattgtacatatacaataaataattaaaatttaatataatttaataacctTATTGTATTCAAGATCCCAACACTTTACTTGTCGATCTTCTccacaagaaaataaatatggatGTCGTTGAGAAAATGCAAGTCCACGAACACTACTTATATGACCAGTTAATGAAACTTTCAATTTACCACTTGCAAGATCCCATatctagaatatttaaaaatatatataaaaatataattgctaATAACTATATgctaataatagataataaagatatataattcataaaattaataaaattaataattcaataaaaatattaaataaaacaatcttaCTTTAATTACTCTATCTGCAGACCCTGTAGCAAACCATTCATTCCCTGGTTCAACAGCACAACATCTTACCCAACCAAGATGACCACTAATAACTCTATATAATTTCCATGGTGCATGCCATTTTGGTTTTGCCATAgaatgtgtttttttttgtggCATATGTAATGTAAGATTACTTGCATTTCCTCCTGAATTTGTTTGTGttgttactatattattattttgtatagaaTTATAAGGTATAACTGCAGTAGTATTATTTCCTCCGAAAGATTCATCTAAttgttgataatataattaatataataaaattaattattgataatataataaatatatatatgatatatataattaccgCCTGGTGGGGGAGGAtctgtattttcattttcattttgtacttttattatattgttatttttaacacGTTCTAGTACAGGACCATAAGAGTCTTTTGCTTTcacaaacttttttattttttgtctacaaaacattattatattttttgaatattgatattatatatattatatagaaaagcaaaatatatatacttacaaatTAGGATCCATAGGTGGCAAAGTACCTTGATTTAATAGAAACATATCATGGGTTCTTTTTAAAGATCGAAATACAAGAGTATGTACAGAATGCCTTTGTACATCCtacagagaaaatatttttatttaataacaaatcatattactataattcgtttttttttatcatttaataatacaatgataattattttttattatcaataataatgattattaattattttacgaaaaatactTCACAACttaccatttttatttaaggatgaatctataatcaatatatcaattgTAAATAAGAAGAGTAACATAATAATGGAAGAAATacaaagatagaataaaaatattgaaatcaacgCCATCTCTAGAGTGCAAATGAAACTAATATAAGCAAGGATAACAAATagtagaagaaagagagagatagaataaaaattgaacatcaATGCCatcttctaaatatttttagaaacaaaattctttaaaaaaaattggcgctaaaaattaattcttatttaattctatttttgaaaagatttctcAAATACTTAAAAGATGGCATTAActgtcaatatttattattttaaccaatattttctatcttttctttatttgttttgatacTAAAGATAGTactgatttcataattttgattctatctcttttttttatcttttttctatttgtttttcttatttatgtttattaagctaaagaattatataagagtttttttaaaaaaatctcgctGACTTTTCAATTCGTTAGACTTTTTTCAATTCGTTTCGGGAGTTTGAATTATAGACAATgttgttcattttattaagtatttattttataattaataaaattaaacatttaaaaaaaaatatgcatcaTCAACTgaacatttcattttcattttcgcattctttttttcaatttttattccaaatttaaaattatgtaaatgtatgattctatgaataaatactctgattttttatttgttgatattttaaatatgaaagaatataaagtctgattagattatttaattatcattaattatcttactaatcattaattatcttactatcattaattatctaactaaattataatttttaattataataatctaaatattaaaagttatttttaaaatttaagaattgaaattgaattgttataatttaaaaaaaaaagatatataacgaataatatttataattcaaataatatcaatcaatattcaatcaatttctttatattaaagaatttttaacagttcgattaaaatatgtaatcataaaattttatattaagattaaagaTTTAGGCTCAGCaatgatctttttttattgaaacaatatatttccTACAAAAGTTACATTGTAAacaataacgaaattaaaattaaaaacaattagtaaattttgttataacaatttcaacaaaaaagaatttgtaacAAATTATGGAGATTTGAAATGCTATTTTCTTATACTTAtcgaactattttttttagtagatttttcaacatataatatatcagcCTCTTTTTTGGCATGAACTTttgaataagttttttttctatatgataatatataaactagtGATTATACTATTTTCTCTCTAAATTCTGtcattatctatataatttatagaatataaatattaataaattacagaaCATAAATCTGATcagattattcaattatttaaatttaatctataataaatcattttgtttttttttattctatttggcAGTGAGTGATATGAtatcttgtatataataaaatataaataatattatacaaattgatCACATTGCtagattttatcatttttaaatgacCAAGtcacattttttaaaacttatattcattttttgattaaaatgacTAGATGTGAAAATAATGTGTACAAAATGTACCGTTATTTACTGTCGCTTATCGCGTATAAACCTAGAAATATAAACCAAAGTTTGATGTAAAACTTATATAGTAGGAATGTATGTAGATGAAGTAAtactatttcttaataatgtaTCTGAAGCTTGTGACGTAACAGATCCTTTACGAGAAGAACGTTTATGAGGATGAAGGTTAAGAGGCGGTAAATTTGGATGTTCGATCCGTGTTGGTGAGCTAACGCGTGGCCGCGATGTTCCTCTTTGTATACctgtaatcaaaattaaattaaattataaatataaagatatgctaacattaattaattaatgttaatattaattcattaattaattaaaatgttaataactaaaatattaCTTGGATCATTTGATTCTAAAACATCACTGAGTTGATAATAATCAGTCTTCATTAACGAAGGTTCTTCGTAATCTACGAATGCAGTGTTATCAAAGGCTTTGTCGTCCTTTAATCGATTTTGAATCGGAGTTGTAACTGGAGGATCTGCATAAGtctgaaaaatcaattatctatcttcagatattttaaatgtttttttacttcattcaaaaaatgtacaatataGTTATTCCATGATatctgtttatataaattgtattgaaattttctttatttttttcattattatttagtaatatttttttttatataaaataaataaaaattattttttattatattgaacaattttcaatataattcaaaaatcatgaaaaaaaaatcatgaattaAAGTGAATTAAAGTATAACtacatataaaaacaatattaaattgccTTAAGTTTTACATGTTCAGTTGGCGTAGTTGAACAGGCACGTTTATGAAATTGTCCACCGCCGATTGTTTCATAAGTATGTTCTTCTAGATAATGTCTAGTAGTACCCCGTGGTGTAAGAGTAGCCCACATAACACGACTATCTTGCATAGTATCAGCTCCACAAGGGTAAAGAACAGCTTCATTTTGAATTCTTCCGTTTTTTGCTTGTATACCAGATGTCGCATTTGGTATAGAAATTACGCCACTCTTACCACTTTTATTactatagaataatattagttGATTGTTTTCTGTATTATTgtcttgttttttaaattcaatcgttaaatatttcattccattgcatatataaaaattttttttttttggttaatttttgttttgctatttttacaaaagaaatagaaaaaaaagacttaCAATTTGCATTTCAAGAGTAATGTTGCTAGTACGATGCCTATGAAAATTACACCGATGCAAGAAGATATTAGAACCAATAACCATGTGTCATCGAAAACTGttcctaaaattttaatataaaaattatttatctacagatataattaatatgattaaatatatatatttatatataatacatatttttttttcgttttgttctttttttatgtaacatatttaaatagacatatttaataataatttaattatttaataatatttaattatttaataatatttaaattaatatataataatagaaaatatttttactttctttcaaaataaaagtacaaaacgaattatatgaataaattaacataaaataaataaattacaaatttgttaattaaaccTTGTTGAGGcatttctatatattgaaCTCCTTCAGAGCGGCGATCGCAAAAATGTTTGCAAGGGCTGTCATTGAAATGAGATGGGAACGATAATAAATCCGTGTGTGAATAAAAATCAGAGCTATGTTGAAAAATGGCTGGGAACGGTGGTGGCGGTATATGAAGGATGTCAGGCGGTGGTTCGAGTGTACAAGATGCACAACCCGAATTGTTCGTTGTTAAGTCAAAACCTCtcatctattattaatattaaaaaaaaattaaaaattattaattttcattatattattaaataaaagtaaaagttagttaaatctttcatattatttctttaattaattaagtcagatttattttaaaaagataatgaacaataaaattttaatttaataaatattatttcaaatatctatgtatatatttgtttataaaataattataaaataaatataattatttgattatatttgatgattttataaaattattgtattttatttattctttgctcttttcttttttgcttaacactttcaattttcaatactttctttgtattatctttaatttaattaaaaaaataaacaataaaaataatgttttatattattccatatttttttcaataagaaacatgcaaataataataacatcaaAAAGTATATTCTTACCGTTAAATAACACTCTATGAAAGTTCATACCATTAAAGCGACTACTGGCTTCTCTGGAAGAAAAGCGCACGCGTTGTCGTATTGAACGGTGAAGAAAATTTCTCACCCAGTCTGCTCTTTATGTCctgtatagaataataataataataaatctatatccatataataatattttatatatgattcaaaaaaataataatattatttttatcaattttaattagattattatatttagtttttcatatcattaaaaaaataaaacaaattatattttgaatatctataaaatataatatattatataattgcaagatttatagatttatagaattaagatttatagattgaaacaaactataataatgaaattacgatatatgtatttgtatgtatatatttaatatttaaaaaatatatttatattaatcttataaataaattgttattttcatttgtttgaatataaataaatattaataaattattttaaataaatgaaataagttttttaaacaaatattgaatattagtgatgcctattattatataattaaatatttaagacatgaaaaataaatgttgtatttctgtttgtatttattctatattataatgaattattgttttttaaattaaaatacaaatataataatataataaaatgttatacaaatgttatataaattataagaaagaaaaagtatgtGATATTCAAATAGAGGataatgaatgataaaaatgttacAACTATAATCAATACACTAAATATATAgactaatttaattatttcaaaacaaaattagattattaaatataattatctaatgtttattaattataatacaaattttttaaatataactttttaataaacatataaatattttttaaattcaaatatagtaCATTGATTTTTACGCATGGTTCCGGTAAAGTCAGAACTGTGttgtgaattaaaaaatatattacaatatttttattaaaaaaattgatatttatatttgaaatttaaaataactttgatacttaattatatatatttattaatttcatttttaattgattaaatttactcgtttataatttattgatggcaagatattatataaccTGTACATTAGTTAATTGTAGTTATGGAGATAAATCCGCTAAGTATAATTCTTGTGAAAAGTGATAGTAAAGGTGATAgacttttatttcgatatccaCATGTGGCGAAACATACACGAGATTTTAATCAATgtactaaaagaaaaaatccttATTCTTTAACCATCACAGAAGATTTATTGCaggtcaattttttttcatataacattatgattataatttatataattttctttatataattttaataataaatgaacatcattaaaatattaaattatattttaaatgaatgtactaatttaataatatataataaattttgttaatagtCTTTAccttttccaatttctaaCATAAGCAATGGAAATTTAACTGGAGTTACTGATGAAGTATTATCAACATTATTTGCTGTTAAACCAGAATTATgtgaacaaaaatttgaattaaaagtaaatgatGTTCGGTTTGTTGGACACCCAACTTTAGTTCCATCTCATGGTATGAAGGAAGTTAATTCTTCAATgctttttaatatagtttttgcTCTACAAGCACAAGCCAGTCATTCTATAGTAAAATGTTACTATGATTTAAGTAAAaggtttgtatatataatatgtttgtatatataatatgtataatataatataatatattatattatattatatatgatatataaaaaaaaacaattttattatttgcctTAGGTTAGGTATAGCTTTA is drawn from Apis mellifera strain DH4 linkage group LG5, Amel_HAv3.1, whole genome shotgun sequence and contains these coding sequences:
- the LOC409510 gene encoding uncharacterized protein LOC409510 isoform X2 produces the protein MRGFDLTTNNSGCASCTLEPPPDILHIPPPPFPAIFQHSSDFYSHTDLLSFPSHFNDSPCKHFCDRRSEGVQYIEMPQQGTVFDDTWLLVLISSCIGVIFIGIVLATLLLKCKFNKSGKSGVISIPNATSGIQAKNGRIQNEAVLYPCGADTMQDSRVMWATLTPRGTTRHYLEEHTYETIGGGQFHKRACSTTPTEHTYADPPVTTPIQNRLKDDKAFDNTAFVDYEEPSLMKTDYYQLSDVLESNDPSIQRGTSRPRVSSPTRIEHPNLPPLNLHPHKRSSRKGSVTSQASDTLLRNSITSSTYIPTI
- the LOC552198 gene encoding pleiotropic regulator 1; this encodes MDVQRHSVHTLVFRSLKRTHDMFLLNQGTLPPMDPNLQKIKKFVKAKDSYGPVLERVKNNNIIKVQNENENTDPPPPGDESFGGNNTTAVIPYNSIQNNNIVTTQTNSGGNASNLTLHMPQKKTHSMAKPKWHAPWKLYRVISGHLGWVRCCAVEPGNEWFATGSADRVIKIWDLASGKLKVSLTGHISSVRGLAFSQRHPYLFSCGEDRQVKCWDLEYNKVIRHYHGHLSAVYSMALHPSIDVLVTAGRDSTARVWDMRTKANVHTLVGHTNTVASVICQTAEPQIVTGSHDCTIRLWDLAGGKSRATLTNHKKSVRAVTFHPSLYMFASASPDNIKQWKCPEGKFIQNLSGHNAIVNCLAVNPDGVLVSGADNGTMHLWDWRTGYNFQRLQAPVQPGSMDSEAGVFSITFDMSGTRMITTEADKTIKVYKEDDTATEETHPVNWRPDIIKRRKY
- the LOC409510 gene encoding uncharacterized protein LOC409510 isoform X1 yields the protein MRGFDLTTNNSGCASCTLEPPPDILHIPPPPFPAIFQHSSDFYSHTDLLSFPSHFNDSPCKHFCDRRSEGVQYIEMPQQGTVFDDTWLLVLISSCIGVIFIGIVLATLLLKCKFNKSGKSGVISIPNATSGIQAKNGRIQNEAVLYPCGADTMQDSRVMWATLTPRGTTRHYLEEHTYETIGGGQFHKRACSTTPTEHVKLKTYADPPVTTPIQNRLKDDKAFDNTAFVDYEEPSLMKTDYYQLSDVLESNDPSIQRGTSRPRVSSPTRIEHPNLPPLNLHPHKRSSRKGSVTSQASDTLLRNSITSSTYIPTI